In a genomic window of Bradyrhizobium ontarionense:
- a CDS encoding GntR family transcriptional regulator, with protein MDAVVEAEGQGPSTQASHVYDRLREDLLSGRLAPSRKLQMRFLTEAYQTGQTPLREALNRLTADGLVEVREQRGFYVKDISRAELAELTKTRCWVEALALRESMAAATPQWEEQLVLAQHRLSRAPRSLSATTFEDNPEWEKLHRIYHRVLISNCGSQSLIAFCGQLADQLYRYRRLSMRKAFPSRAVGEEHAAIVTAVLNADVEHAVQLLTAQYQRTADVILQDETIFPELRNARGAHRDAKG; from the coding sequence GTGGATGCGGTTGTAGAGGCCGAGGGGCAGGGCCCGTCGACCCAGGCGAGCCATGTGTATGACCGGCTGCGCGAGGACTTGCTGTCCGGGCGGCTCGCGCCGTCGCGCAAGCTGCAGATGCGCTTTCTGACCGAGGCCTATCAGACCGGGCAGACGCCGCTGCGCGAGGCGCTCAACCGCCTGACGGCGGACGGCCTGGTCGAGGTGCGCGAGCAGCGCGGCTTCTACGTGAAGGACATCAGCCGCGCCGAGCTCGCCGAGCTGACCAAGACGCGCTGCTGGGTCGAGGCGCTGGCACTGCGCGAGTCGATGGCGGCTGCGACGCCGCAATGGGAGGAGCAGCTGGTGCTGGCGCAGCATCGGCTCAGCCGGGCGCCGCGTTCGCTCAGCGCGACCACCTTCGAGGACAACCCGGAGTGGGAGAAGCTGCACCGGATCTATCACCGCGTCCTGATCTCGAACTGCGGCTCGCAATCCCTGATCGCGTTCTGCGGCCAGCTTGCCGACCAGCTTTATCGCTATCGCAGGCTGTCGATGCGCAAGGCGTTTCCGTCACGCGCCGTCGGCGAAGAGCACGCCGCGATCGTCACGGCCGTGCTGAACGCCGATGTCGAGCACGCGGTGCAGCTCCTGACGGCGCAATACCAGCGGACGGCCGACGTCATCCTGCAGGACGAGACGATCTTTCCGGAGCTGCGCAACGCAAGAGGCGCGCACAGGGACGCAAAGGGTTAG
- a CDS encoding TetR/AcrR family transcriptional regulator has product MVASKTARGKVGRPSLERAGEVEERILDAAKTVFLAHGFEGTSVDEIAQTARAGKPTIYARFPSKAALFAAVIGRQAARNTQYENLVPQGRTLRAKLISLGLTLIERAFSEEVVGLMRSVIAEGPRFPELTCEIQDSARQRATLNVGRILGELARTEGLAGKGAFAADRIEDTAKIFIDLVVFSVLFRGLLGEDIRALKKEAQAHVEKRVDFFLAATTCR; this is encoded by the coding sequence ATGGTTGCTTCGAAGACGGCGCGCGGCAAGGTCGGGCGGCCATCGCTCGAACGTGCCGGCGAGGTCGAGGAGCGCATTCTGGATGCCGCCAAGACGGTGTTCCTCGCCCACGGCTTCGAAGGCACGAGCGTCGACGAGATCGCGCAGACCGCGCGCGCCGGCAAACCGACGATCTATGCGCGCTTCCCCAGCAAGGCGGCGCTGTTCGCAGCCGTCATCGGCCGCCAGGCGGCGCGCAACACGCAATATGAAAACCTGGTGCCGCAGGGCCGCACCCTCCGCGCCAAGCTGATCAGCCTCGGGCTCACTCTGATCGAGCGCGCCTTCTCGGAAGAGGTGGTTGGGCTGATGCGCTCGGTCATCGCGGAAGGTCCACGCTTTCCGGAGCTGACGTGCGAAATCCAGGACTCGGCTCGCCAACGCGCCACCCTCAACGTGGGCCGCATCCTCGGCGAGCTCGCACGCACCGAGGGTCTCGCCGGCAAGGGCGCTTTCGCCGCTGACCGGATCGAGGACACGGCGAAGATATTCATCGATCTGGTGGTCTTTTCCGTGCTGTTCCGCGGCCTGCTCGGCGAGGACATACGCGCGTTGAAGAAGGAGGCGCAGGCGCATGTCGAGAAGCGTGTCGACTTCTTCCTTGCCGCGACGACCTGCCGCTAA
- a CDS encoding MFS transporter — protein MQARRLGVVIALGTAQTLAWGSSYYLPAILADPIARDLGLSNNWFFAAFSASLIISGLLGPRIGRQIDRVGGRQVLCASNIVLAIGLALLGLSHSLWVLAMAWLWLGVGMGLGLYDAAFGALGRIYGRDARGAITGITLIAGFASTVGWPLSTLGLETIGWRETCFAWAIAHLVIGLPLNLSLPRAIEAATGDAQTTKPNIPLDRAMVLIAFAMAAAWTVTAAMAVHLPRLMQAFGATPAQALFAGMMIGPAQVAARVFEAGFLSRFHPLASARLACITHPIGALTIALFGGGAAAAFALLHGSGNGILTIARGTLPLAIFGPANYAYRLGLIGAPSRICQAFAPLLFGLLIDVLGRGVLIVSASLSLSALAALTLLSATRKEAAMPGSASDKAA, from the coding sequence ATGCAGGCACGACGGCTGGGCGTGGTCATCGCTCTCGGCACCGCCCAGACGCTGGCATGGGGATCGAGCTACTATCTGCCGGCGATCCTCGCCGACCCGATCGCCAGGGATCTCGGTCTCTCCAACAACTGGTTCTTCGCCGCCTTCTCGGCCTCGCTGATCATCTCCGGCCTGCTCGGCCCGCGCATCGGCCGCCAGATCGACCGTGTCGGCGGCCGGCAGGTGCTGTGCGCCTCCAACATCGTGCTCGCGATCGGCCTCGCTTTGCTCGGCCTGTCGCACTCGCTCTGGGTCCTGGCAATGGCGTGGCTGTGGCTCGGCGTCGGCATGGGCCTCGGCCTCTACGACGCCGCGTTCGGCGCGCTCGGACGCATCTACGGCCGTGATGCGCGCGGCGCGATCACCGGCATCACCTTGATCGCGGGCTTCGCCTCGACCGTCGGCTGGCCGCTGAGCACGCTGGGCCTCGAGACGATCGGCTGGCGCGAGACCTGCTTTGCCTGGGCGATCGCGCATCTCGTCATCGGCCTGCCGCTGAACCTGTCGCTGCCACGCGCGATCGAGGCCGCAACCGGCGACGCGCAGACCACCAAGCCGAACATCCCGCTCGACCGCGCGATGGTGCTGATCGCCTTCGCGATGGCGGCGGCCTGGACCGTGACCGCGGCGATGGCGGTGCACCTGCCGCGGCTGATGCAGGCGTTCGGCGCGACGCCGGCGCAGGCGCTGTTCGCGGGCATGATGATCGGGCCGGCGCAGGTCGCCGCGCGCGTATTCGAGGCCGGTTTTCTCAGCCGCTTCCATCCGCTCGCCTCGGCACGGCTCGCCTGCATCACCCACCCGATCGGCGCCCTGACGATCGCGCTGTTCGGCGGCGGCGCCGCGGCCGCCTTCGCGCTGCTGCACGGCTCCGGCAACGGCATTCTGACAATTGCCCGCGGCACGCTGCCGCTGGCGATCTTCGGCCCCGCCAACTACGCCTACCGGCTCGGCCTGATCGGCGCGCCGTCGCGGATCTGCCAGGCCTTCGCGCCGCTGCTGTTCGGCCTGCTGATCGACGTGCTCGGCCGCGGAGTGCTGATCGTGTCGGCGAGCCTCAGCCTGTCGGCACTGGCGGCGCTGACGCTGCTGTCGGCCACGCGCAAGGAGGCGGCCATGCCGGGCAGCGCGTCCGACAAGGCGGCATAA
- a CDS encoding EAL domain-containing protein: protein MLRVGAVVASVGIFLAGADFAVTALIGDQTARQINELSKVALRRSEAAIDSAGAILNRLVAKGPMDCSAGALQALRLHVYQGTIVKDIRTVDREGSVLCAAYSETLEFDNGWARREEMFQSADGQLRLFRVPQFTGAAFGVLRDIDGQRSLAAILRIDGNLLDVMPVGLRTQSDVTLTLPNGEQVAGYHPDASSRPPAQTVAFTTVSDRYPLQATIHVRPQSLSARQDMAYLLTMLAAGVLGGVFGLLLASYLNRPVDPVAELDRALAAHEFKPYVQPTFRLKTGDIIGGEILARWEKPDGRLIPPMSFIPLAESSGRIEKLTWQILKSALRELQPEMRQDKLFKLSVNITPRHLLGDGFVDDLRKVVASSSVSTRQVVLEVTEREELADLNKATDVVKELGEFGFRIALDDVGIGHSGLSTIQRLGARILKIDKFFVDAITRDQSAVVVVQMLVALARELDMSVVAEGIEQQEQVDALIACGVEEGQGYLVSPPLSLDRFKQFLDVHNASAAAEGRISKPELAA, encoded by the coding sequence ATGCTTCGTGTCGGGGCGGTCGTCGCCTCCGTCGGGATTTTCCTGGCCGGCGCCGATTTTGCGGTGACCGCACTGATCGGCGACCAGACTGCGCGCCAGATCAACGAACTCAGCAAGGTCGCACTGCGCCGCTCCGAAGCCGCGATCGATTCGGCCGGCGCGATCCTGAACCGTCTCGTCGCGAAAGGCCCGATGGATTGCAGCGCCGGCGCGCTGCAGGCGCTTCGCCTCCACGTCTATCAAGGCACGATCGTGAAGGACATCCGCACCGTCGACCGCGAGGGATCGGTGCTGTGCGCGGCCTATTCCGAGACGCTCGAATTCGACAATGGCTGGGCACGGCGGGAGGAGATGTTCCAATCCGCAGACGGCCAGCTGCGGCTGTTCCGTGTCCCGCAGTTCACCGGCGCCGCTTTCGGCGTGCTGCGCGACATCGATGGGCAGCGGTCATTGGCGGCGATCCTGCGCATCGACGGCAACCTGCTCGACGTGATGCCGGTGGGCCTGCGGACCCAGAGCGACGTCACCCTGACGTTGCCCAACGGCGAGCAGGTGGCGGGCTATCATCCCGACGCGTCCTCCAGGCCGCCGGCGCAGACCGTCGCCTTCACCACGGTGTCCGATCGCTATCCGCTGCAGGCCACGATCCATGTGCGGCCGCAGAGTCTGAGCGCGCGCCAGGACATGGCCTACCTGCTGACGATGCTCGCCGCGGGCGTGCTGGGCGGCGTGTTCGGGTTGCTGCTGGCGAGCTATCTGAACCGGCCGGTGGATCCGGTCGCCGAGCTCGATCGCGCGCTCGCCGCGCACGAGTTCAAGCCCTATGTGCAGCCGACCTTCAGACTGAAGACCGGGGACATCATCGGCGGCGAGATCCTGGCCCGCTGGGAGAAGCCGGACGGCCGGCTGATCCCGCCGATGAGCTTCATCCCGCTCGCCGAGAGCAGCGGCCGCATCGAGAAGCTGACCTGGCAGATCCTCAAGAGCGCGCTGCGCGAGCTGCAGCCCGAGATGCGGCAGGACAAGCTGTTCAAGCTGTCCGTCAACATCACGCCGCGCCATCTGCTTGGCGACGGCTTCGTCGATGATTTGCGCAAGGTGGTCGCGTCGTCGTCCGTCTCGACGCGCCAGGTCGTGCTCGAGGTCACCGAGCGCGAGGAGCTCGCCGATCTCAACAAAGCGACTGATGTCGTGAAGGAGCTCGGCGAGTTCGGCTTCCGCATCGCACTCGACGACGTCGGCATCGGCCATAGCGGCCTGTCCACCATCCAGCGGCTCGGCGCGCGCATCCTGAAGATCGACAAGTTCTTCGTCGACGCGATCACGCGCGACCAGTCCGCGGTCGTCGTCGTGCAGATGCTGGTGGCGCTGGCGCGCGAGCTCGACATGTCCGTGGTCGCCGAGGGCATCGAGCAGCAGGAGCAGGTCGATGCGCTGATCGCCTGCGGCGTCGAGGAAGGCCAGGGCTACCTGGTCTCGCCGCCGCTCTCGCTCGATCGTTTCAAGCAGTTCCTCGACGTGCACAACGCCTCGGCAGCGGCGGAGGGCCGGATCTCCAAGCCCGAACTGGCGGCGTGA
- a CDS encoding CHRD domain-containing protein, with product MHRKLVHLALLAVAVCVAAAPQAHAETIVLKSELKAANEVPPNASTATGAAEASFDTATRTLTWKVTFSGLTGIPIGAHFHGPSEPGKNAGIVLPFKSPEPPITGTAVLTDAQATDLLAGKWYANVHTQANPGGEIRGQMVKQ from the coding sequence ATGCATCGGAAACTCGTTCATCTGGCGCTGCTGGCCGTGGCCGTCTGCGTCGCGGCTGCTCCGCAGGCCCACGCCGAGACCATTGTCCTGAAGTCCGAGCTCAAGGCCGCCAACGAGGTGCCGCCGAACGCCAGCACCGCGACGGGCGCCGCCGAGGCGAGCTTCGACACCGCCACCAGAACACTGACCTGGAAGGTCACTTTTTCCGGCCTGACCGGCATTCCGATCGGCGCGCATTTCCACGGTCCGAGCGAGCCCGGCAAGAATGCCGGCATCGTGCTGCCGTTCAAGAGCCCGGAGCCGCCGATCACGGGGACCGCCGTGCTGACCGACGCGCAGGCCACCGATCTGCTCGCGGGCAAATGGTATGCAAACGTCCACACACAGGCCAATCCGGGCGGCGAGATCCGCGGCCAGATGGTCAAGCAGTGA
- a CDS encoding VOC family protein, with protein MTRFPVTALRSVDLGTPDLARSEAFYRETWGLERVAAADGAVYLRATGSDHHVVALHRSDRTELKAVTFRLADSDDFDAISRNAIREGATLLSAPAPNPAPDGGVIMSLRGPEGGVLRFVRGDIRHEAKSPRPELPERLAHVNLNSTDVDRTAAFYQNALGFRLTDRSAAMAFVRCNSDHHAVVIAAAKVNGLNHVAFLMPTWEGVMRGAGRMIDAGYPIAWGVGRHGPGDNVFAYFIDPVGTVIEYTAEVLQVDDDYVVRGPEHWIWPPGRTDQWGIAPPKADHVKAAQLAVSYAA; from the coding sequence ATGACCCGGTTTCCGGTCACGGCTCTGCGCAGTGTCGATCTGGGCACGCCCGATCTGGCCCGTTCGGAAGCGTTCTATCGGGAGACCTGGGGGCTGGAGCGCGTCGCTGCGGCTGACGGCGCCGTCTATCTCCGCGCAACGGGCAGCGACCACCACGTCGTCGCGCTGCACCGGAGCGACCGCACCGAGCTGAAGGCGGTGACGTTTCGTCTCGCCGATTCCGACGATTTCGATGCCATCAGCCGCAACGCCATCCGCGAGGGCGCGACGCTGCTGTCAGCGCCGGCGCCGAACCCTGCACCCGATGGCGGCGTCATCATGAGCCTGCGCGGCCCCGAAGGCGGCGTACTGCGCTTCGTCCGCGGCGATATCAGGCACGAGGCCAAGTCGCCCAGGCCGGAGCTTCCGGAGCGCCTCGCCCACGTCAATCTCAACAGTACCGACGTCGACCGCACGGCCGCGTTCTACCAGAACGCGCTCGGCTTCCGTCTGACCGACCGCTCGGCGGCGATGGCGTTCGTCCGCTGCAACTCCGACCATCATGCGGTGGTGATCGCTGCGGCCAAGGTGAACGGGCTCAACCACGTCGCCTTCCTGATGCCGACCTGGGAAGGCGTGATGCGCGGCGCGGGCCGCATGATCGATGCCGGCTACCCGATCGCCTGGGGCGTCGGCCGCCACGGTCCCGGCGACAACGTGTTCGCCTACTTCATCGATCCGGTCGGCACCGTCATCGAATACACCGCCGAGGTGCTGCAGGTCGACGACGACTATGTCGTGCGCGGTCCCGAACATTGGATCTGGCCGCCCGGCCGCACCGATCAATGGGGCATCGCGCCGCCAAAGGCCGATCACGTGAAGGCCGCGCAGCTCGCGGTCAGCTACGCCGCCTGA
- a CDS encoding NAD(P)-binding domain-containing protein, whose amino-acid sequence MARAKTVAIIGAGPVGLAAAAHALEGGLTPIVLEAGPEAAHAVRQWQHVQLFSPWRYNIDTAAARLLAATGWNSPDPEVYPTGRELIEFYLAPLATRSALREFIRTSHRVTAISRVGFDKAKSKGRAGAAFEIRTRNGKGDAALQADAVIDVSGTWFSPNPAGSNGLPALGETEHAGRITYGMPDVLQAQRSRYGGRTVAVLGAGHSAIGTLIDLATLAEDAAGTQAIWLLRSDDPAKAFGGGSADQLAARGELGMAFAALVRSGRIRVETGFHVSRIADDGGQLSIIAVGDRSVSADELIVATGFRPDLSLLSELRLRLDPAIEAPVALAPLIDPNEHSCGTVRPHGARELAQADEPGLYVAGMKSYGRAPTFLMTTGYEQVRSITADIAGDKAAANRVELKLPETGVCTRGGLESIAALSGCCGGPAPSGVDTCCADDAKETTKAKAAGRTGCGCS is encoded by the coding sequence ATGGCAAGAGCAAAGACGGTCGCCATCATCGGCGCCGGCCCGGTCGGGCTGGCCGCAGCAGCGCATGCGCTGGAGGGCGGCCTCACGCCTATCGTGCTGGAAGCAGGTCCCGAGGCGGCACATGCAGTGCGGCAGTGGCAGCACGTCCAGCTGTTCTCGCCATGGAGATACAACATCGACACGGCCGCGGCGCGGCTGCTCGCGGCGACGGGCTGGAATTCGCCGGACCCCGAGGTCTATCCGACCGGGCGCGAGCTGATCGAATTCTATCTTGCGCCGCTTGCGACACGCAGCGCGCTGCGCGAATTCATCAGGACGTCGCATCGCGTCACCGCAATCAGCCGTGTCGGTTTCGACAAGGCCAAGTCGAAAGGACGCGCCGGCGCGGCGTTCGAGATCCGCACTCGCAACGGCAAGGGTGACGCGGCGCTGCAGGCCGACGCCGTGATCGACGTCTCCGGCACCTGGTTCTCGCCCAATCCGGCCGGCAGCAACGGCCTGCCCGCGCTCGGCGAGACCGAACATGCCGGACGCATTACGTATGGGATGCCCGATGTGCTGCAAGCGCAGCGCAGCCGCTATGGCGGCAGGACCGTCGCCGTGCTCGGCGCCGGCCATTCGGCGATCGGCACCCTGATCGACCTCGCCACGCTGGCCGAGGACGCCGCCGGAACGCAGGCGATCTGGCTGCTGCGCAGTGACGACCCGGCCAAGGCGTTCGGCGGCGGCAGCGCCGACCAGCTCGCCGCCCGCGGCGAGCTCGGCATGGCCTTCGCCGCGCTGGTGCGCTCGGGACGCATCCGGGTCGAGACCGGATTCCACGTGTCGCGGATTGCTGATGATGGTGGCCAGCTCTCGATCATCGCCGTCGGCGACCGCAGCGTCAGCGCCGACGAGCTGATCGTCGCCACCGGCTTCCGGCCCGACTTGTCGCTGCTGTCGGAGCTGCGGCTACGGCTCGATCCCGCGATCGAAGCCCCGGTGGCGCTGGCGCCATTGATCGATCCGAACGAACATTCCTGCGGCACGGTGCGGCCGCACGGCGCGCGCGAGCTGGCGCAGGCCGACGAGCCCGGGCTGTATGTTGCGGGCATGAAGAGCTATGGCCGCGCGCCGACCTTCCTGATGACGACGGGCTACGAGCAGGTACGCTCGATCACGGCGGATATCGCCGGCGACAAGGCGGCCGCAAACCGCGTCGAGTTGAAGCTGCCCGAGACCGGCGTCTGCACCCGCGGCGGACTGGAAAGCATTGCAGCCTTGTCGGGCTGCTGTGGCGGCCCCGCTCCGTCAGGCGTAGACACTTGCTGCGCCGACGACGCCAAGGAAACGACCAAGGCCAAGGCTGCGGGGCGCACCGGCTGCGGCTGTTCGTGA